The Thermocrinis albus DSM 14484 genome segment GCTGCCCAGAGAGGTTCTCAGTTGGGAGATGGGCAAACTGGAGAAATTGGGAGTGCGTTTCTTCTTTGGATACGTAATAGGAAGGACTTTAAGCCTGAGGGAGCTCTTGTCTTCTTACCACGCTGTTTTTCTGGGTGTAGGGGCAGGCAGAGGATCTTTGGGAATAAAGGGGGATCACCTGAAGGGTGTTTACTCCGCTATAGAGGTTCTGATGCGAGTTGGTTTAATGGGTGCCCATATGTTTCCTCAAGTACCCACGCCCGTGAAACTGGGAAGAAAGACAGTGGTGGTGGGAGGAGGTTTCACAGCAGTGGACTGTGCCATAACAGCTCTACGTTTGGGAGTGGAAACTCACGTAGTCTACAGAAGAACCAGAGAGACGTCCTCAGCAAGAGATGAAGAGTGGGACCACATACAGGAGGAGGGAGCTGTGATCCACTGGTTGACCCAGCCTGTGGAGATCTTGGGAGATGAAGAGGGTAAAGTAATCGGCATAAAATGTGTGAAGATGACGTTGGGCGAACCTGACGAAACTGGAAGACCCAGACCAGTTCCTGTACCTGACTCCGAGCACGTGATAGAGTGTGATTCTGTGATATTGGCCATAGGGCAGAAGGCTAATCCTGTAGCTTACGAGGATATGAAGGAACTGGCACTGACCCAGTGGGGAACTGTGAAGGTGGACGATCAGTTCAGAACCAACATACCTGGCCTTTTTGCAGGAGGAGATGTAGTCAACGGAGGTGATACTGTAGTAAGAGCCCTTGCTCACGGCCGTAAGGCGGCACTTTCCATACACCAGTATCTCATGGAGGAGGTAACACCATGAAAAAGGTACTGCTGGCTGCTGGCCTCGTTTTGTTGGCCATATTGGTTATAAGATCCTGCTCAGGCAGTCCTGAGAAGGAGGCGAAAGGTACTGTGGCTGAGTTTGTGGATCTCGTGAAGGATGGGGAAGGTAAAGATGCTGTAAAACTTCTGTATCCACCCTTCAGAGATGCCCTCGTGCAGGAGGTTAAACTGCCGGTACAGCTCACCGAGATGAAACCGTCAGAACTTCTGGCCTGTGCCCTTTCCTCCATGGGAGAGAACATCAAAAAAGTCAAGGTGGTGGAAACCAGACCCATAGACGACAAACATGTGGAGGTGCTTGTAAGAATAACTGACAGACAGGACATAGACAAACTCTTCTCCTTCATCGTTATAAAGGATGAGAAAGGTTGGAAAATAGCCAGCATATCTCCCGTTAAATGAAGGTAGTCCTGTGGCAGACAGCCTACCTGGGGGACGTGGTACTCACCACCCCCCTCCTTCGCTCTCTTTTAAGACATAAGTTGGAAGTAACTTTTGTGGGTAGACCCTTTTGTGTCCCCCTTCTGGAGGGTTATAACGTAAATATCATCCCCTTTGACAAAGGTCTCAGATCCTCCTTCTCTATGCTGGAAGTTCTGGAAGGTCATCATGTAGCCATAACGCCTCACAGATCCATGAGGACGGCTCTCATCCTCTTCTTTTCTCGTATACCGGTTCGCGTAGGTTTCGACAAGTCTGAACTGCCCTTCCTTTACACCCACCTGGTAAAACACTCGTGGCACATGCACGAAGTAGAGAGAAATCTTACACTTCTAAAACCCATAGGAATAGTACCTAAGGAGGAGGACAGACTTCCCCTCCTCTTTGTGAGGGAGGAAGAAGTACAAAGGGTAAGAAAACTTTACCGGCTACCTCAGCGGTACGTGGTTTTATCTCCCTTTTCCCAGTTTCCCTTAAAGGAGTGGGACCTGCAAAACTGGGTAAAACTGGCAAAGAGTTTGGATATTCCTGTAGTGATCACAGGAGCAGAGAAGGACAGAGCCAGGGCCTCTGTTTTTGACAGGGTGGGGATAAACCTGGTGGGCAAAACGGGTCTGCGAGAGTTCATGGCTGTTCTGAAGGGCGCAGAGCTGGTCATATCCTGCGACTCTTCCGCTGTTCATGTGGCCAATGCTTTAGGTGTTCCTGCCATCACCGTATATACATCCACATCTCCAGCTTACGGTTTTTATCCTTTGATAGGCACCTATGTCACACCCCAACTGAGCTGTTCTCCATGCTCACCTAACCCAAAGAGGTGTAAGACAGGTAGTTACGCGTGTTTAAAGGACGTAAGTTGGGATAAAGTCCTGTATCTTTCGTACTCTCTTATGACGGAAAAGCACAGGCCTAACAGTATCATGGAACCCAGTAGGTTGGACACACCGTAACTGACAAAAGGTAGGGCTATACCTTTGGGAGGTAAAAGATTCATAGCCATCCCACCGTTCCAAAGGAAGGACAGGGCGAAGTTAACACCGGCACCTAAAAGGATAAGCCTACCGAAGGGTTCATTGACCTTTAGGGAGAGGTAAAGGAGCCTAAAGACTAAAAGAGCGTAGAGAGAAGTTACCAACGTAACACCCACAAACCCCCACTCTTCGCCTATAACAGAAAGAGCATAGTCGGTGTCTGCCTCTGGAAGGCTTCCCCTCCCCTGAAGACCTCTACCTATGCCCACACCCCACAGACCTCCTCTGGCGAAAGCATACAGAGACTGTAGGATCTGATAACCTGTATCCTCAGCATCTACGAAGGGATCCTTCCAGGCATTGATTCTCTCCGAAACATACCCGGCGTTTAACAAAAAGAGCACAAAGACCGCAGATACTACAGAGAAGGGAATGTACACCTGGAAAGGTATACCCCCTACGTACATGATGGTGAGAGCCAACACCAAAAGAAAAACGGCACCACCTTTATCGGGTTGTAAAGATACCAGAAAAGCCTGAAGCAGAACTATGGAAGCTACCCAGATCATGTAAGAGTTCTTTCTTAAAGAGCCCTTTATGGCTATGTAGCCTGACACAAAGAGAATGAGAGACACCTTCACCAACTCAAGGGGTTGTAGACTACCACCTATCAGCCACCTCTCCACTGCTTTACCCGTTGCCCATTTTTTCACCAGTACAGCTATTAGGGAAAGGGTGGAGACACCTACGAGGCTGTAAAGCCATTCCTTCCTCAAGAGAACTCTGTAATTTTGAAAACTCAGCCAGCGAGCCAGTGCAAGCCCAACCAGAAAAGAAGCTAGTTGCAGTAGAGGCCGCTTGTAGATGGAAAACTTAGAGTAGTTCTCCGGAAGGAAGGGAATAAGAT includes the following:
- the gltA gene encoding NADPH-dependent glutamate synthase, whose product is MKKIRYTDRNPEPLLPPHQRSKTFREYALGFSVSLALDEAQRCLFCRDAHQRCIKACPIGVDIPGFIRKITEGDLIGAYRVITLSNPFPSVCGRVCPQEKQCEGACILYYDTVKGRRNKGLPVSIGALEKFVGDFVRISGVEVSEERANPTGKRVAVVGAGPAGLACAYQLAKLGHHVDVYEALPTAGGVMAYGIPAARLPREVLSWEMGKLEKLGVRFFFGYVIGRTLSLRELLSSYHAVFLGVGAGRGSLGIKGDHLKGVYSAIEVLMRVGLMGAHMFPQVPTPVKLGRKTVVVGGGFTAVDCAITALRLGVETHVVYRRTRETSSARDEEWDHIQEEGAVIHWLTQPVEILGDEEGKVIGIKCVKMTLGEPDETGRPRPVPVPDSEHVIECDSVILAIGQKANPVAYEDMKELALTQWGTVKVDDQFRTNIPGLFAGGDVVNGGDTVVRALAHGRKAALSIHQYLMEEVTP
- a CDS encoding DUF4878 domain-containing protein; the encoded protein is MKKVLLAAGLVLLAILVIRSCSGSPEKEAKGTVAEFVDLVKDGEGKDAVKLLYPPFRDALVQEVKLPVQLTEMKPSELLACALSSMGENIKKVKVVETRPIDDKHVEVLVRITDRQDIDKLFSFIVIKDEKGWKIASISPVK
- a CDS encoding glycosyltransferase family 9 protein; this translates as MKVVLWQTAYLGDVVLTTPLLRSLLRHKLEVTFVGRPFCVPLLEGYNVNIIPFDKGLRSSFSMLEVLEGHHVAITPHRSMRTALILFFSRIPVRVGFDKSELPFLYTHLVKHSWHMHEVERNLTLLKPIGIVPKEEDRLPLLFVREEEVQRVRKLYRLPQRYVVLSPFSQFPLKEWDLQNWVKLAKSLDIPVVITGAEKDRARASVFDRVGINLVGKTGLREFMAVLKGAELVISCDSSAVHVANALGVPAITVYTSTSPAYGFYPLIGTYVTPQLSCSPCSPNPKRCKTGSYACLKDVSWDKVLYLSYSLMTEKHRPNSIMEPSRLDTP
- a CDS encoding FtsW/RodA/SpoVE family cell cycle protein — encoded protein: MDRYILTAVLLLFCMGYSVVLSVNLIPFLPENYSKFSIYKRPLLQLASFLVGLALARWLSFQNYRVLLRKEWLYSLVGVSTLSLIAVLVKKWATGKAVERWLIGGSLQPLELVKVSLILFVSGYIAIKGSLRKNSYMIWVASIVLLQAFLVSLQPDKGGAVFLLVLALTIMYVGGIPFQVYIPFSVVSAVFVLFLLNAGYVSERINAWKDPFVDAEDTGYQILQSLYAFARGGLWGVGIGRGLQGRGSLPEADTDYALSVIGEEWGFVGVTLVTSLYALLVFRLLYLSLKVNEPFGRLILLGAGVNFALSFLWNGGMAMNLLPPKGIALPFVSYGVSNLLGSMILLGLCFSVIREYERYRTLSQLTSFKHA